Genomic DNA from Candidatus Koribacter versatilis Ellin345:
CCACGCCACGATTGGTGTCGTCGAGTTCGTGGTTCAGATGGTCGAGCTCCGCGTTCTTCTGGCGCAACTGTTCCATCGCAGCCATCAGTTCGCGGTTCTGCTCTTCCAGTTCGTTGAGCAGGTTCTTCGGCTTTTCCGATTTCAGCTTATCTAGAACCGCGCGGACTTCGGCTTCTTTAAACAGGCGGCGCGCTGATAATCGCTTCGACACGCGTACCCGCGTGCCTTTTCCCGGTGTGGACTCGATATCAAACTCGTCCATGAGTCTGCGCGTACCGATCAGTCCCATGCCGAGGCCGGTATTCAATACATAACGCCCACGCAGAATACGCTGCAAGTCCTCGATCCCCGGGCCCTGGTCAACAACTTCCACAACCAGGCTCTGCGGCTGGTCGAGGTGTCCGAGGCCGGGCGCCAGGTCGAAGTAGACTTCGCCTCCGCCGGCATAGCGAAACGCATTGCGCGCCAATTCGGAGGTCGCCGTCGCAATCCGAACCTGGTCCTGCGGGTCGAAGTTGAGCAGGGTACCGATCTCACGCGCGATCTGCCGCGCCTGGACGACATCGTCTTCATGATGCAGTGGCAACGAATAGAGGCGTGTGGACACAGCTAGTTCCTCTCTACTCTCTCGCGCGAGATCAGTACCGTCGCGTCATCGCGATGGCGGGTGAAGTCGCGGTAAATTACTGCCGCTCCCAGTAACGGAGAGCGCGACAGCAACCCGGGATACTTCAACAGGTTTGCCTGCGTCGAGATGCCGTCACTGAACATCAGCAGCGTCGCCCCGGCCGGCCATTCATACATGAAGTCCTGCATCCGCGCCATCGTATGCCCAATGATCCCGCTATGCGAAACCATGCTCTGGGATTTCGACGGGGTAATCACGGAACCGCTCACATTGCCTACACCGGCGAACTGCAGCTTCCGCTTGTAGCGGTCGATGGAAGCAACACTCATGGCTGCGCCGCGGGTTTTCCGTAATGCGAAATGCGCTTCTTCGAGAATGTCGATCGCGCTTACCGATTCCACTCGGCCAAACGCAGCCAAGGCCTCGTCCGCCGCTTCTGCAGCGCCGGGACCGTGACCGAGGCCATCCACGATCATGTAAATGGAATGGGTATTGGTATGACGTTCGGCCCAGCCATCTCCACACCGGGTTTCGCCCGGGTACGGCACCATCACCACGCCGGTATCCATGCGCGAATTGCGGGAATCCTGCGGCTTCTTGCCGGCCGCGATGCGGCAATGCACCACGGTCCCCGAGCCTGGGACAGAGTAGATTTCGAACAGATCGGACATGCGCTGCATGGCGCCCATGCCGGTACCCGGAGTTCCGCTCGTGGAAAACCCGTCACGCATGCACGCCTCCACATCCTGCATGCCTTTGCCCTTATCGAGTGCGAGCACGTCGAGGGTGGCGCTATCCGCGGAGCGCGAACCGCGCAGCAGCATCTCTCCGCCATGGCCATGCTTGACGAGGTTCTTGGCCGCTTCTGTCACTACGATGGAGGCCCGCCCAACGTCGCTTTCCTGCATGCCTTCCAACGCGGCCAGGCGCGCCGCTTCACGACGCGCCAACCCAGGTTGCGTTTCTTCCTGCACAACTATTGGGACGAAGTATGGGGAGCTCATTTCCATCGGGTGATCGTTATTCGCGTACCTTTGCCGGGAGCAGACTCAATCTCGAAATCGTTGACCAGGCGTCGCGCGCCTCCTAGTCCCAATCCCAAGCCGCCACCCGTCGTATATCCATCTTTGAGCGCCAATTGCACGTCGGGGATACCCGGACCCTGGTCATCGAAGATCAACCGCAGGCCCTTGCGCGGATTTTCTTCAATCTGGATGACGCTGACGGTGCCGCCCCCGCCGTAATCGAGGGTATTGCGGGCGAGTTCGCTGGCTGCGGTGACGATCTTAGTCTGGTCCACCAGGCTGAAGCCCAACGCCATCGCCGCCGAGCGCACTGCCTGCCGCGCTACCACGACATCGGTGGCAGTCTGTATCCCCAAGTGCTCTGTTTTGACGACGGGCATCTCTTACTCTCCGGCCTCGGCGTCCACTTCATCTTCTTCGCTGTCGTGCTCGTCCTCGTCGCCTTCGCCCGACATCTCACGCACTTCGCGGCGGATCAACTCCATGCCGCGCTCCACGTTGAGGGCAGCGCGCACTCCAGGCAGGGACAATCCCAGTTCCACGAGGGTGATGGCCACCGCCGGTTGCATGCCGACGACCACCGTCGCCGCATCGAGCACGCGCGACATGGCGGCGATATTGCCGAGCATCCGGCCGATAAACGAGTCCACAATCTCCAACGCGGAGATGTCAATCAGCACGCCGCGGGCACTGTGTTGAACGATTTTGTTGGTGAGGTCGTCTTGCAGCTGCATCGCCAGGCGGTCGTGCATGTCCACCTGGATGGTGACCAGCAGGAACTCCCCCATGCGGAGAATCGGTATGCGTTCCATGCGTGGCTCCTACGCCCTTTTCCCGTTCTTCTTTTTCTTGCCGAAGGTGCCGATCGAGTTCCCGGTGCGCGCCAGTGCGACTCGGAAAGCGTCGGCCAGCGTCGCCTTGGTGGCAACGTCCGCGAGGTCCACGCCAAGATGCACGATGGTCTGTGCCGTCTGCGGACGAATGCCGCTGATGATGCAGTCGGCGCCCATCAACCGCGCCGCGGTTACGGTCTTGATCAAATGCTGCGCCACTAGCGTGTCCACCGTGGGTACGCCGGTAATATCAATGATTGCAACC
This window encodes:
- a CDS encoding anti-sigma regulatory factor, with the translated sequence MPVVKTEHLGIQTATDVVVARQAVRSAAMALGFSLVDQTKIVTAASELARNTLDYGGGGTVSVIQIEENPRKGLRLIFDDQGPGIPDVQLALKDGYTTGGGLGLGLGGARRLVNDFEIESAPGKGTRITITRWK
- a CDS encoding STAS domain-containing protein, translating into MERIPILRMGEFLLVTIQVDMHDRLAMQLQDDLTNKIVQHSARGVLIDISALEIVDSFIGRMLGNIAAMSRVLDAATVVVGMQPAVAITLVELGLSLPGVRAALNVERGMELIRREVREMSGEGDEDEHDSEEDEVDAEAGE
- a CDS encoding ATP-binding SpoIIE family protein phosphatase → MEMSSPYFVPIVVQEETQPGLARREAARLAALEGMQESDVGRASIVVTEAAKNLVKHGHGGEMLLRGSRSADSATLDVLALDKGKGMQDVEACMRDGFSTSGTPGTGMGAMQRMSDLFEIYSVPGSGTVVHCRIAAGKKPQDSRNSRMDTGVVMVPYPGETRCGDGWAERHTNTHSIYMIVDGLGHGPGAAEAADEALAAFGRVESVSAIDILEEAHFALRKTRGAAMSVASIDRYKRKLQFAGVGNVSGSVITPSKSQSMVSHSGIIGHTMARMQDFMYEWPAGATLLMFSDGISTQANLLKYPGLLSRSPLLGAAVIYRDFTRHRDDATVLISRERVERN